One genomic window of Myxococcales bacterium includes the following:
- a CDS encoding four helix bundle protein — protein sequence MNHQRLNCYGLLLSVAKRMPELIGSLPRGNYYLEDQLKRALSSTLLNLAEGNGRKSQKDRNRFFDISPGSIAEVASIIDILSAYGYISAKYQEELKTLLRRAYAMIINMKKFNPIF from the coding sequence ATGAATCATCAGCGGCTTAACTGCTACGGACTTTTGCTTTCGGTCGCAAAAAGAATGCCAGAGCTAATAGGATCTCTTCCAAGGGGAAATTACTATCTGGAGGATCAGCTTAAACGAGCCCTTTCCAGCACCCTGCTTAACTTAGCGGAAGGAAATGGCAGAAAGTCCCAAAAAGACAGAAATCGGTTTTTCGATATCTCCCCAGGCTCAATAGCCGAGGTCGCCTCGATCATCGATATCCTATCGGCTTATGGATATATATCCGCCAAGTATCAGGAAGAACTAAAAACGCTGCTTCGCAGGGCTTATGCTATGATCATCAATATGAAAAAATTTAATCCGATATTTTGA
- a CDS encoding four helix bundle protein: MFGHQRLYCYNLCLGVAKRMPELIGSWPSGSGYLVDQLKRALSSVILNIAEGNGRKSIKERRRFFDIAIGSAAEVSSIFDVARAYGYITEPVYEELQSELLQVVRMLYKLK; encoded by the coding sequence ATGTTCGGACATCAGCGGCTTTACTGCTACAATCTTTGCCTTGGGGTGGCAAAAAGGATGCCAGAGCTAATCGGATCATGGCCATCGGGGTCAGGATATCTCGTGGATCAGCTTAAACGGGCCCTTTCGAGCGTTATACTGAATATCGCTGAAGGAAATGGTAGAAAGTCGATAAAGGAGAGAAGACGGTTTTTCGATATCGCGATAGGTTCTGCTGCCGAAGTATCCTCTATCTTCGATGTCGCCAGAGCTTATGGATATATCACCGAGCCAGTCTATGAGGAGCTTCAGTCGGAGCTGCTTCAGGTGGTGAGGATGCTATACAAGCTGAAGTAA
- a CDS encoding OmpA family protein, with product MAKVRVVLVLAVAVFAAVLFISKAVEAGHSPDVVTFNPVTDGGKYNVIHQSKTLPQWGFNVGMTFDYAYEPYEKATAAGTRIIGIVDDLMMTNVHGAIGWTDWWSMGANLPVAIWQTWFDPNLPIATVQKENKYGKLGDARLEMKFRLLDIERHHVGLALVPYMYFPTGHWQTYLGNDMWSPGGTLVFDADIKNRVFLSLNVGYRMYKYVRYDTTNPNAFLDDTLSMGGGINVRINDTWAITGEAWSESVIKSLFKNQLQNPSEFLVGTKITPQGAAKGLGITVGGGRAITTGIGDPDFRVLVGVNYRYDREPPPPPPVEVEAAVEEKIIITQKIHFEFNKAVIRPVSYPILDDVVMLLQQNPQLGLIRVEGHTDWIGNDAYNQRLSEKRANSVREYLISKGIEPYRLQAVGYGESRPIADNNTTKGRARNRRTEFTVVQ from the coding sequence ATGGCGAAAGTACGAGTCGTGTTGGTTCTTGCAGTGGCGGTTTTTGCGGCCGTCCTCTTTATCTCAAAAGCGGTCGAAGCGGGACACAGCCCGGATGTGGTGACCTTCAACCCGGTCACGGATGGCGGAAAGTACAACGTCATCCACCAGTCGAAAACCTTGCCACAGTGGGGATTCAACGTCGGAATGACCTTCGATTATGCCTACGAGCCGTATGAAAAAGCCACCGCCGCCGGAACGAGGATAATCGGGATAGTTGACGACCTCATGATGACCAACGTCCACGGGGCTATCGGCTGGACCGACTGGTGGTCGATGGGCGCAAATCTTCCTGTCGCGATTTGGCAAACCTGGTTTGATCCAAACCTTCCCATTGCCACCGTGCAAAAGGAGAACAAATACGGAAAACTCGGCGATGCGCGCCTCGAGATGAAATTTCGCCTTCTCGACATCGAAAGACACCACGTCGGCTTGGCGCTGGTTCCCTATATGTATTTTCCAACCGGACATTGGCAGACCTATCTCGGCAACGATATGTGGAGCCCCGGCGGAACTCTGGTTTTCGATGCCGATATAAAGAACCGCGTCTTTCTCTCTCTGAACGTCGGTTACAGGATGTATAAATATGTCCGTTACGATACGACAAACCCGAATGCGTTTCTTGATGACACCCTCAGCATGGGGGGAGGGATAAATGTCAGAATCAATGACACCTGGGCAATCACCGGTGAGGCATGGAGCGAGTCAGTCATAAAATCCCTCTTCAAGAACCAGCTTCAGAATCCCTCGGAGTTTTTGGTCGGGACCAAAATCACTCCGCAAGGTGCGGCGAAGGGGTTGGGAATCACAGTCGGCGGAGGAAGGGCGATCACTACCGGCATAGGCGATCCTGATTTTCGCGTCCTGGTCGGCGTAAACTATCGCTACGATCGTGAGCCGCCGCCGCCGCCGCCAGTTGAAGTTGAAGCAGCGGTAGAAGAAAAGATCATCATCACCCAGAAGATTCACTTCGAGTTCAACAAGGCCGTCATAAGGCCAGTTTCTTATCCAATTCTCGACGATGTCGTGATGTTGCTGCAGCAGAATCCGCAGCTGGGGCTTATCCGTGTTGAAGGCCACACCGACTGGATCGGGAACGATGCCTACAACCAGCGGCTGTCGGAAAAGAGGGCGAACTCCGTCCGCGAGTATCTGATCAGCAAGGGGATAGAGCCGTACAGGCTTCAGGCTGTCGGATATGGCGAGTCCAGGCCGATCGCCGACAACAATACCACAAAGGGGCGCGCCCGCAATAGGCGAACGGAATTTACGGTCGTGCAGTAA
- the recG gene encoding ATP-dependent DNA helicase RecG, whose protein sequence is MANKFTERAPLATPVQYVKGVGPVLAGKLLKMGILTVGDLLAVTPIRYLDRRNLIKISELTPGKDRTIAGEIVRSNIAFMGRRKKRIYELVVDDGTGKVSAKFFHFRQSYFEDRYRVGSRILLSGEASAFSQRLQFIHPETEILGEGDDAASIGRIIPVYPLTEGLYQKTMRKIIRNAWDRFNGHIKPIFPEKFTEKFNLADPWKCLQEMHFPSNDLDPELLTIGRSIAHRTLIFDEFFFLELGLALRRKNHSVKPGIAFPRNDEIHSKFISSLPFELTAAQKRVTDEIFNDMSSPRPMNRLLQGDVGSGKTVVALIAALRAISAGYQAAIMAPTEILAEQHFLTIDRFAKNGGFNYALLTSSVKGFEREKIIAGLADGSISLAVGTHALIQEGVKFQKLGFITVDEQHRFGVMQRAEIRDKGSPENADRGWPDILIMTATPIPRTLAMTLYGDLDVSVIDELPKGRKPIVTRLYEEHNRKKLYDGMLHELKSGRQVYVVYPLIEESEKVDLKNATDMSKEIARIFEPQFKVELLHGRMAGERKEEIMRAFKENRVHILVATSVVEVGVDVPNASVMVIEHAERFGLSQLHQLRGRVGRSEHQSYCILMTNYRRTEESGTRLAVMLETTDGFKIAEEDLAIRGPGEFLGTRQSGLPPFRIANLARDVGILSQARQAAFDLIAADPKLSAAENLRIKEVLLSRWAGRMNLADIS, encoded by the coding sequence ATGGCTAATAAATTCACAGAACGGGCTCCACTTGCGACCCCTGTGCAGTACGTAAAAGGGGTTGGTCCGGTCTTGGCAGGGAAGCTCCTCAAGATGGGGATCTTGACCGTTGGAGATCTCCTCGCGGTAACTCCCATCAGATATCTTGACCGCAGGAATCTCATCAAGATTTCAGAACTCACTCCCGGGAAGGATCGAACGATCGCCGGCGAGATAGTGAGAAGCAATATAGCTTTTATGGGACGGCGTAAAAAAAGAATTTATGAACTGGTTGTCGATGACGGCACCGGCAAGGTCTCCGCGAAATTTTTTCATTTCAGGCAGAGCTATTTCGAAGATCGTTACAGGGTTGGAAGCCGGATTCTGCTATCCGGAGAGGCGAGCGCATTTTCGCAGCGCCTGCAATTCATCCATCCGGAAACGGAAATTCTGGGGGAAGGGGATGATGCCGCCTCGATAGGAAGAATAATCCCGGTTTATCCCCTGACCGAGGGACTCTACCAAAAGACCATGCGCAAGATAATCAGAAATGCATGGGACAGATTCAACGGGCACATAAAGCCGATCTTCCCAGAAAAATTTACCGAAAAATTCAATTTGGCCGATCCTTGGAAGTGCCTTCAGGAGATGCATTTCCCGTCGAACGATCTCGACCCGGAGCTGCTTACCATAGGGCGTTCGATAGCGCACAGGACGCTTATATTCGACGAGTTTTTCTTTCTGGAACTTGGGCTGGCGCTTCGAAGAAAAAATCATTCGGTGAAACCGGGGATCGCGTTTCCAAGGAATGATGAAATTCACAGCAAATTCATATCATCTCTGCCTTTCGAACTTACGGCGGCTCAGAAGAGGGTGACAGACGAAATATTCAACGACATGAGTTCCCCAAGGCCGATGAACCGGCTCCTGCAGGGGGACGTCGGCAGCGGCAAGACGGTCGTGGCCCTCATTGCCGCCCTCAGGGCGATATCGGCGGGATATCAGGCTGCGATAATGGCCCCAACAGAAATTCTGGCGGAACAGCATTTTTTGACGATAGATCGCTTCGCTAAAAACGGCGGATTCAACTATGCGCTTTTGACCAGCTCGGTGAAGGGCTTCGAGCGGGAAAAAATTATCGCAGGCCTCGCAGACGGATCGATATCGCTTGCGGTTGGAACGCATGCGCTGATTCAGGAAGGGGTTAAATTTCAAAAGCTTGGCTTTATAACGGTGGACGAGCAGCACAGATTCGGCGTCATGCAGCGCGCTGAGATCAGGGATAAGGGTTCTCCTGAAAACGCCGATCGCGGCTGGCCGGACATACTCATAATGACTGCGACTCCTATACCGAGGACGCTGGCGATGACTCTCTACGGAGACCTCGATGTTTCGGTGATAGATGAACTTCCAAAGGGAAGAAAGCCGATTGTTACTCGCTTATACGAGGAGCATAATCGAAAGAAGCTCTATGACGGTATGCTGCATGAATTGAAAAGCGGCAGACAGGTGTACGTAGTCTATCCTCTTATAGAGGAGAGCGAAAAGGTCGATCTGAAAAATGCGACCGACATGTCAAAGGAAATTGCGCGCATCTTCGAACCGCAGTTTAAAGTTGAGCTGCTCCACGGGAGGATGGCTGGCGAGCGCAAAGAGGAGATCATGCGCGCATTCAAGGAAAATCGCGTTCATATTCTTGTGGCGACTTCGGTCGTAGAAGTTGGCGTCGATGTTCCCAACGCATCGGTGATGGTGATCGAACACGCCGAGCGCTTCGGCCTTTCGCAGCTCCATCAGCTGCGCGGTCGCGTCGGTCGCAGCGAGCACCAGTCCTATTGCATATTGATGACCAATTACAGGAGAACCGAGGAGTCGGGGACCAGGCTCGCCGTTATGCTTGAGACGACCGACGGCTTCAAAATCGCGGAGGAGGATCTCGCTATAAGGGGGCCCGGGGAATTTCTCGGCACGAGACAGTCCGGACTTCCACCATTTAGAATTGCAAACCTTGCGCGCGATGTTGGAATACTGTCGCAGGCGAGGCAGGCGGCTTTCGATTTGATAGCCGCCGACCCCAAACTTTCAGCTGCGGAAAATTTGCGGATAAAAGAAGTTCTGCTGTCGCGCTGGGCTGGAAGGATGAATCTGGCGGATATATCGTGA
- a CDS encoding ATP-binding protein, whose product MSEQVQIYLNNQISKIPAFLDAYLHDRSGKLYAKRHLFDRVMSRVNNFLQNRSEVRFIGISGLRGVGKTTLLAQLSKEIISKYPKDFLYLTMDEVTGVLQSDLLEVLTEYEKIIGCSFEEIKRPVFIFIDEVHFDEKWTLALKTIYDKSKHIFVICTGSSALSLRATPDLARRILFEKLYPMKFSEYIFLKNHDDIVLNQKKLNGSVSNDLSAKIVQALLYSPSGKSCYESFLKLEKDIKEFWYGLNALEMERFLKFGNLPFALKETEEFDCLKLILEIIDRIVEKDIPALGKFKIETLSRAKNILLMLASGDETSFTSFAKSLNNISIITLQDLFDAFEKAEILFRVYPYGSAFKKVRKPSKYLFMSPSLRYALLSVVEGRNAYLTHKGKYLEDVVCMTLISSAEDIIVKSLFYDSSKGGADFIIKIGDKKIVLEVGFGEKGNDQILYTMRRTKANYGVLISETELNFDSENNIVKIPLQTFLSI is encoded by the coding sequence ATGAGCGAACAAGTTCAAATCTATCTTAATAACCAAATATCTAAAATACCTGCGTTTTTAGACGCTTATCTCCATGATCGCAGCGGTAAATTATATGCAAAACGCCATCTTTTTGACCGTGTAATGAGCCGTGTGAACAATTTTCTACAAAATCGTTCTGAGGTGAGATTTATTGGCATTTCAGGGCTTAGAGGGGTTGGCAAGACCACCTTGCTCGCTCAACTGTCTAAAGAAATTATCTCAAAATACCCAAAGGATTTTCTTTATTTGACGATGGATGAGGTGACAGGAGTCCTTCAGAGCGATTTGTTGGAAGTTCTAACGGAATATGAAAAAATTATAGGTTGTTCTTTCGAAGAAATTAAACGGCCTGTTTTTATTTTTATTGATGAAGTTCATTTTGATGAAAAATGGACGCTGGCATTGAAAACTATTTACGATAAATCTAAACATATATTTGTTATATGTACAGGCTCGTCCGCGCTTTCTTTGCGCGCGACTCCAGATCTTGCAAGAAGAATCTTATTTGAAAAACTTTATCCGATGAAATTTTCAGAATATATTTTTCTTAAAAATCACGACGATATTGTTTTAAATCAAAAAAAGTTAAATGGTAGTGTGTCAAACGACTTGAGCGCAAAGATTGTTCAGGCTTTGTTGTACAGTCCAAGCGGAAAATCTTGTTATGAATCTTTTTTGAAGCTTGAAAAGGATATTAAAGAGTTTTGGTATGGGTTGAACGCTTTGGAAATGGAAAGATTCCTAAAATTTGGCAATCTGCCTTTTGCATTAAAAGAAACAGAGGAATTCGATTGTTTAAAATTGATTTTAGAAATTATCGACAGGATTGTTGAAAAGGATATTCCAGCACTAGGAAAGTTTAAAATTGAAACTTTGTCTCGAGCAAAAAATATTCTTTTAATGTTGGCTTCCGGTGACGAAACTAGTTTTACGAGTTTTGCCAAAAGTTTAAATAATATTTCAATAATCACTCTTCAAGATTTGTTTGATGCGTTTGAAAAAGCTGAGATTTTGTTTCGTGTTTATCCCTATGGTTCGGCTTTTAAAAAGGTGAGAAAGCCGTCCAAGTATCTCTTTATGTCTCCATCCCTTCGTTATGCATTGCTTAGTGTCGTAGAGGGGCGCAATGCTTATTTAACCCATAAAGGAAAATATTTGGAAGATGTTGTGTGTATGACATTAATTTCAAGCGCTGAGGATATTATTGTGAAATCCCTTTTTTACGATAGCTCAAAAGGTGGCGCTGATTTTATTATAAAAATTGGAGATAAAAAAATTGTATTAGAGGTCGGTTTTGGGGAAAAAGGTAATGATCAAATTTTATATACGATGAGAAGGACGAAGGCGAATTATGGGGTTTTAATATCAGAAACAGAATTAAATTTTGATAGTGAGAACAATATCGTAAAAATACCGCTGCAAACGTTTTTAAGCATATAA
- the lipA gene encoding lipoyl synthase: protein MNKLTHTRLPEWLKNRCGNVASTHDLKSRLRKRGLRTVCEAAKCPNIGECFERGTATFMIMGDLCTRNCRFCNVKHGLPQPLDREEPVRVAAEISELKLRHAVITSVTRDDLPDGGAAHFRKTIEAIRSHSPKTTIEVLTPDFEGREKEISEVCSAAPQIFNHNIETVERLTPSIRSMASYRRSLSVLEFAKRNYPDILVKSGIIVGLGERREEILETLADLKTLGCDIVTIGQYLRPSRKAIAVHEYLEPEYFTKLEEDGKKLGFKYIFAGPLVRSSYMAEMVLKEF from the coding sequence ATGAATAAACTAACGCACACACGACTTCCCGAATGGCTCAAGAATCGCTGTGGAAATGTCGCATCGACTCATGATTTGAAATCGCGCCTGCGAAAAAGAGGGCTCCGTACCGTATGCGAAGCTGCCAAATGCCCCAATATTGGAGAATGCTTCGAGCGTGGGACGGCGACATTCATGATAATGGGCGATCTCTGCACGAGAAACTGCAGGTTTTGCAATGTAAAGCATGGGCTGCCGCAGCCTCTCGATCGGGAGGAACCTGTGCGGGTTGCTGCGGAAATTTCAGAACTAAAACTTCGTCATGCGGTGATCACATCGGTCACGCGCGATGACCTTCCGGACGGCGGAGCAGCGCACTTTCGCAAAACTATCGAGGCCATCCGTTCGCATTCTCCTAAAACTACTATAGAAGTTCTCACACCAGATTTCGAGGGGCGTGAAAAGGAGATATCCGAGGTTTGTTCCGCTGCTCCGCAGATATTCAACCACAATATTGAAACCGTAGAGCGCCTCACGCCATCCATAAGAAGCATGGCAAGCTACCGAAGGTCGCTCTCCGTCCTTGAATTCGCAAAGAGGAATTATCCTGACATTCTGGTGAAGAGCGGAATCATCGTAGGTCTTGGTGAACGCCGGGAGGAAATACTTGAGACTCTAGCCGATCTGAAAACGCTTGGCTGCGATATAGTCACAATCGGCCAGTATTTGAGGCCTTCCAGGAAAGCGATTGCTGTCCACGAATATCTCGAACCGGAATATTTTACAAAACTGGAAGAAGATGGCAAAAAGCTCGGGTTTAAATATATATTTGCGGGTCCTCTGGTGAGAAGTTCATATATGGCGGAAATGGTTTTAAAGGAGTTCTAA
- a CDS encoding terpene cyclase/mutase family protein produces the protein MKDNAAIKESISRDLEPTPADAKELTRDGLLSSLAPTVERFLSQQRQDGYWWYSLEANETIGAEFIYLMHYLGEVDAEIQEGIKNRILDVQRSDGTWAIYHDGPPDLSTTIESYFALRIAGVPADDENMVKARQYIVKNGGIEECRVFTKIHLAMFGIIPWSACPEMPAWFILMPNWIPFNIYEFSSWARATIVPLLIFMTLKKNKKAPNNITLDELFRDKPEQRKFRFKHEKGLISIENMFLITDKALKILNKIPISPLRKYAISKCSEWTWEHVKRTEDIYPALAYCALAFKAIGYHNDSPQIRKPFQALKMFQQRYATAEIPALPDEIRDTPAARPSKIREIGKDPFVSKSDGNRIHQQCCISPVWDTPWMMMALLETGLPPDHPALLKAARWLIGKQIRTVKGDWKIKNPLAKPGGWSFEFENDYFPDVDDTIEVLTAIDRTAIPEEEKSEAVAVGIDWMLSMQCKDGGWGAFDINQNQQLVNRIPFSDHKACLDPSTPDITGRMLEYLVTKGYTKDDPRVARAIEFIWNRQKPFGAWFGRWGVNYIYGTWNVLMGLSAIGVDPSDERIVKALNWLESIQRADGGWSESPITYEDVKEFSGYNVSLPSQTAWALMGLIAGGRAKGKAASRGAAWLLNNRNAEGGWDEKHYTGTGFERHFYIRYHGYRHYFPLLALGRYAKELSPGKEV, from the coding sequence ATGAAGGATAACGCAGCTATAAAAGAGAGCATTTCAAGGGATCTCGAACCGACACCCGCTGACGCTAAAGAGCTTACGCGGGATGGGCTGCTCTCCTCACTCGCCCCCACCGTCGAACGATTTCTTTCCCAGCAGCGCCAGGATGGATACTGGTGGTATTCCCTTGAGGCCAACGAGACGATCGGAGCGGAGTTTATATACCTCATGCACTATCTCGGCGAGGTCGATGCTGAAATTCAGGAAGGAATCAAAAACCGAATCCTCGATGTCCAGCGTTCAGATGGAACCTGGGCTATCTATCACGATGGCCCTCCCGATCTCTCCACGACGATCGAGTCTTATTTCGCATTGCGCATAGCCGGCGTCCCGGCCGATGATGAAAATATGGTCAAAGCCAGACAATACATCGTCAAAAATGGCGGAATAGAGGAATGTCGTGTTTTCACAAAGATACACCTTGCCATGTTCGGCATCATCCCGTGGTCGGCATGCCCTGAGATGCCGGCATGGTTTATACTGATGCCGAACTGGATACCATTTAACATATACGAGTTCTCCAGCTGGGCGCGCGCTACGATCGTGCCTCTGCTAATTTTCATGACGCTGAAAAAAAATAAAAAAGCTCCTAATAACATAACATTAGACGAGCTCTTTAGAGATAAACCTGAACAGAGAAAGTTTCGGTTTAAGCATGAAAAAGGCCTTATCTCTATTGAAAATATGTTCCTAATCACAGATAAAGCTTTAAAGATCCTTAACAAAATACCTATTAGTCCACTACGTAAGTATGCGATTTCAAAGTGTTCTGAATGGACATGGGAGCATGTAAAGAGGACCGAGGACATATATCCCGCGCTGGCTTACTGTGCCCTTGCATTCAAAGCCATCGGATATCACAACGATTCGCCGCAGATAAGAAAGCCCTTCCAGGCGCTAAAAATGTTTCAACAGCGTTATGCGACAGCTGAAATACCTGCGCTTCCGGATGAAATTCGCGACACCCCTGCAGCACGCCCGTCGAAAATTCGTGAGATTGGCAAGGACCCATTTGTTTCCAAAAGCGACGGAAATAGGATACATCAGCAGTGCTGCATATCGCCGGTATGGGATACGCCATGGATGATGATGGCGCTTCTCGAGACGGGACTCCCTCCTGACCACCCCGCCCTTCTCAAGGCAGCCAGATGGCTCATAGGGAAACAGATAAGAACAGTAAAAGGCGACTGGAAGATCAAAAACCCCCTTGCAAAACCAGGCGGGTGGTCCTTCGAATTTGAGAATGACTATTTTCCTGACGTCGATGACACGATAGAGGTCCTCACGGCCATAGACAGGACAGCTATTCCGGAGGAGGAAAAATCTGAGGCGGTTGCCGTTGGCATAGACTGGATGCTCTCCATGCAATGCAAGGATGGCGGCTGGGGGGCCTTCGATATCAACCAGAATCAGCAGCTCGTCAATCGAATACCCTTTTCGGACCACAAGGCATGCCTCGACCCCTCGACCCCGGATATCACCGGAAGGATGCTCGAGTACCTTGTCACAAAAGGTTATACGAAGGATGACCCTCGCGTCGCCCGCGCAATAGAGTTCATCTGGAACCGCCAGAAACCCTTCGGCGCATGGTTCGGCAGATGGGGCGTAAATTACATCTACGGGACCTGGAATGTACTTATGGGCCTTTCCGCTATCGGCGTAGATCCATCCGATGAGCGCATAGTGAAGGCCCTGAATTGGCTGGAGTCAATCCAAAGGGCAGATGGGGGCTGGAGTGAATCCCCTATTACATACGAGGATGTCAAAGAGTTTTCCGGCTATAACGTCAGCCTCCCATCGCAGACTGCCTGGGCCCTCATGGGGCTGATTGCCGGCGGTCGCGCCAAGGGAAAGGCCGCAAGTCGCGGGGCTGCCTGGCTTCTGAACAACCGCAATGCAGAGGGCGGATGGGATGAGAAGCATTATACGGGGACCGGATTCGAGAGGCATTTCTACATCAGATATCACGGATACCGCCACTACTTTCCTCTTCTGGCACTTGGGAGATATGCCAAGGAGCTCAGCCCTGGGAAAGAAGTATAA
- a CDS encoding RNA polymerase factor sigma-32, giving the protein MISSGNTNKPKCGRVESLVALDPLQRYMQEVASYPMLTHAEELELTKRYREHGDIEAAKQLVISHLRLVAKIAMEYRSANYNVHDLIQEGSIGLLQAVKHFQPDKGSRLAHYATWWIRSYILKYIIDNFRMIKIGTTKEQKKLFYNLIREKERLESMGYVATPVELSKRLGVDADAVEDMHRRLTTPELALEAPIRKQDDNEGGRWQDTIASAAATPDVALAEHQTEQLLKDKFAEFSETLSDREKKIFKERLLSEVPLTLKEIAEQFGISKERVRQIEERLIERLKGFFKESGIEVETLRR; this is encoded by the coding sequence ATGATCAGCTCAGGAAACACCAATAAACCCAAATGTGGGCGGGTGGAATCGTTGGTGGCCCTCGATCCTCTGCAGAGGTATATGCAGGAGGTCGCGAGCTATCCGATGCTCACTCATGCGGAGGAGCTCGAGCTCACTAAGAGGTACCGCGAACATGGGGACATCGAGGCCGCCAAGCAGCTCGTAATTTCACATCTGCGATTGGTTGCCAAGATAGCCATGGAGTATCGTAGCGCCAACTATAACGTCCATGACCTGATACAAGAGGGGAGCATAGGGCTTCTTCAGGCGGTAAAACACTTTCAGCCCGACAAGGGCTCAAGGCTGGCTCATTATGCGACATGGTGGATCAGGTCGTACATCCTAAAGTATATAATAGATAACTTCAGGATGATCAAAATAGGCACGACCAAGGAACAGAAAAAACTCTTCTACAATCTGATACGCGAAAAAGAACGTTTAGAATCAATGGGTTATGTAGCTACACCCGTAGAGCTTTCAAAGAGGCTGGGGGTAGATGCGGATGCGGTGGAGGATATGCATAGGCGCCTGACTACGCCTGAGCTAGCTCTCGAGGCACCGATCAGAAAACAGGATGATAATGAAGGCGGGCGCTGGCAGGATACTATAGCCTCGGCGGCGGCGACTCCGGACGTAGCGCTGGCCGAGCATCAGACGGAGCAACTTCTTAAAGATAAGTTCGCCGAGTTCTCTGAGACGCTAAGTGATCGTGAAAAAAAGATTTTTAAGGAGAGGTTGCTCTCCGAAGTTCCGCTGACGCTAAAGGAGATCGCCGAGCAATTTGGCATATCAAAAGAAAGGGTTAGACAAATAGAGGAGCGCCTGATAGAAAGATTGAAGGGTTTCTTCAAGGAGAGCGGTATAGAGGTGGAGACCCTTCGGCGCTGA
- a CDS encoding dihydroorotase, which translates to MGPDLQKRKIDAIVGARLVDPAIGLDEVANLFIENGVISEIGGRRPKPELRVYDASGLFLSPGFHDLHVHLREPGFEYKEDILSGSKAAAAGGFTKIYCMPNTRPAQDSLETIRLVNSRACEAALTNVSPVAAITRAISGSELTDLASFKKEGIEMISDDGRSVDDDGIMLRAMEIAKELSLVISTHPENTKITAGGAINDGPVARQLNVKGIDREAENSVIRRDIELCRKSGARLHLGHVSTAEGMDYVRMAKREGIRVTCEVTPHHIILTEEDVLHLGANGKMSPPLRTEADRLALIDGILDGTVDAIATDHAPHADFEKRDLVSAPFGVIGMESAFPVCMKLVSDDLLDLKRLLELFTSGPRRVMGRAPAGLMVGMPAEFTIFDPSARVVIDPERFHSKSRNCPFAGMESFGKIHATCLSDTLIELN; encoded by the coding sequence ATGGGACCTGATTTACAAAAGAGGAAGATAGACGCAATCGTAGGTGCGAGACTCGTAGATCCCGCAATAGGCTTGGACGAGGTTGCCAATCTCTTTATCGAGAATGGCGTGATCTCCGAAATAGGGGGAAGGCGCCCGAAGCCGGAGCTGCGAGTCTATGACGCTTCCGGCTTATTTCTCTCTCCCGGGTTTCATGATCTGCATGTCCATCTCCGCGAACCCGGCTTTGAGTACAAGGAGGATATCCTTTCCGGAAGCAAGGCAGCGGCTGCAGGTGGATTTACAAAAATTTATTGCATGCCGAACACGAGACCCGCTCAGGATTCTCTTGAAACTATCCGTCTTGTAAATTCGCGTGCCTGTGAGGCAGCGCTTACTAACGTCAGCCCAGTTGCGGCGATTACGCGCGCTATTTCCGGAAGCGAACTCACCGACCTTGCATCCTTTAAAAAGGAGGGGATCGAAATGATCTCCGATGACGGGCGCAGCGTCGACGATGACGGAATCATGCTGCGCGCTATGGAAATTGCGAAAGAGCTTTCGCTTGTCATCAGCACTCATCCGGAAAATACCAAGATCACCGCTGGAGGGGCGATAAATGACGGCCCTGTCGCACGCCAACTGAATGTAAAAGGAATCGACCGCGAGGCGGAGAATTCCGTAATAAGGCGGGACATAGAGCTCTGCAGAAAAAGCGGGGCGCGCCTTCATCTTGGGCACGTAAGCACGGCGGAGGGAATGGATTATGTGAGAATGGCGAAGCGGGAGGGAATCCGCGTAACCTGCGAAGTTACCCCGCATCATATAATCCTCACCGAAGAGGACGTGTTGCACCTGGGAGCAAATGGAAAGATGAGCCCTCCGCTTCGAACCGAAGCAGACCGGCTCGCCCTAATCGACGGCATACTCGATGGCACGGTGGATGCGATAGCAACCGATCATGCCCCGCATGCAGACTTCGAAAAAAGAGATTTGGTCTCTGCTCCATTTGGCGTTATAGGGATGGAGAGTGCCTTTCCCGTCTGCATGAAGCTTGTAAGCGATGACCTCCTGGATCTAAAAAGGCTCCTGGAACTTTTTACGAGCGGCCCTCGCAGGGTCATGGGTCGCGCACCAGCCGGCCTAATGGTTGGGATGCCGGCTGAGTTCACGATCTTCGATCCGAGTGCGAGGGTTGTAATAGATCCGGAGCGCTTTCATTCCAAGTCCAGAAACTGTCCCTTTGCTGGGATGGAGAGTTTTGGGAAAATCCACGCCACCTGCCTTTCAGATACACTAATAGAGCTCAATTGA